A part of Ziziphus jujuba cultivar Dongzao chromosome 8, ASM3175591v1 genomic DNA contains:
- the LOC125421397 gene encoding putative gamma-glutamylcyclotransferase At3g02910: MVGVVVNDVDDAATESSSSSSSSSSRSGSGRLIFTYGTLKKGFSNHVLMQELIRSGDARFMGLFQTAQPYPLVCGPYRVPFLLNLPGSGQRVLGELYAVSPAGLARLDDLEGTTLGHYERLPIDVDIHNMGWSRSASTEAYFAHRSYALGLWEKNGNKGLSAYSESDTVGYVRRKDRPQHLSFLDHIRLFLSSSPSPSPSPSQ; the protein is encoded by the coding sequence ATGGTAGGAGTGGTGGTAAACGATGTTGATGATGCAGCGACAGagagcagcagcagcagcagcagcagcagcagcagaagCGGAAGTGGAAGGCTGATCTTCACATACGGAACGCTGAAGAAGGGGTTCTCGAACCACGTTCTGATGCAAGAGCTGATCCGAAGCGGAGACGCCCGTTTCATGGGGCTATTCCAGACGGCTCAGCCCTACCCTCTGGTTTGCGGTCCCTACCGTGTTCCTTTCCTGCTGAACCTGCCAGGCTCCGGCCAACGCGTCCTGGGCGAGCTCTACGCCGTGTCCCCCGCAGGGCTGGCCCGTCTCGACGATTTGGAAGGAACCACCCTCGGCCACTACGAGCGCCTGCCGATCGACGTCGATATCCACAACATGGGGTGGTCAAGGTCAGCGTCCACGGAGGCCTACTTCGCGCACCGCAGCTACGCCTTGGGCCTCTGGGAGAAGAATGGGAACAAGGGTTTGAGCGCGTATTCCGAGAGTGATACCGTTGGATATGTCCGGCGCAAAGACAGGCCCCAGCATCTTTCCTTTCTTGACCACATTCGCTTGTTTCTCTCctcttctccttctccttctccttctccttctcagtag
- the LOC107414847 gene encoding uncharacterized protein LOC107414847 isoform X4, whose protein sequence is MESSDTDTDIITTHKKWHPDKHMGDSNVTSKFQEISEAYKVLIDPAKRIEYDLTGIYEIDKYSLREYLGRFKGMILTCNGLGIDHNTSACCRNRQLVRLGSNEYEDKYK, encoded by the exons ATGGAGAGCAGTGATACTGATACTGATATTATTACCACCCACAAG AAGTGGCATCCTGACAAGCACATGGGTGATAGTAATGTGACATCAAAGTTTCAAGAGATCAGCGAAGCTTACAAAG TGCTAATTGATCCTGCTAAGCGGATTGAGTATGATTTGACTGGAATTTATGAGATTGATAAGTATAGTCTGCGG GAATATCTTGGGAGATTTAAAGGAATGATACTTACATGCAATGGGCTTGGTATCGATCATAATACATCAGCATG TTGCAGGAATCGACAACTCGTACGACTGGGAAGTAATGAATACGaggataaatataaataa
- the LOC107414847 gene encoding uncharacterized protein LOC107414847 isoform X2 has product MESSDTDTDIITTHKDYYKVLEVDYDATDEKIRLNYRRLALKWHPDKHMGDSNVTSKFQEISEAYKVLIDPAKRIEYDLTGIYEIDKYSLREYLGRFKGMILTCNGLGIDHNTSAWNRQLVRLGSNEYEDKYK; this is encoded by the exons ATGGAGAGCAGTGATACTGATACTGATATTATTACCACCCACAAG gattattacaaagtttTGGAGGTTGATTATGATGCAACTGATGAGAAGATCAGATTAAATTATCGAAGGCTTGCACTA AAGTGGCATCCTGACAAGCACATGGGTGATAGTAATGTGACATCAAAGTTTCAAGAGATCAGCGAAGCTTACAAAG TGCTAATTGATCCTGCTAAGCGGATTGAGTATGATTTGACTGGAATTTATGAGATTGATAAGTATAGTCTGCGG GAATATCTTGGGAGATTTAAAGGAATGATACTTACATGCAATGGGCTTGGTATCGATCATAATACATCAGCATG GAATCGACAACTCGTACGACTGGGAAGTAATGAATACGaggataaatataaataa
- the LOC107414847 gene encoding uncharacterized protein LOC107414847 isoform X1 encodes MESSDTDTDIITTHKDYYKVLEVDYDATDEKIRLNYRRLALKWHPDKHMGDSNVTSKFQEISEAYKVLIDPAKRIEYDLTGIYEIDKYSLREYLGRFKGMILTCNGLGIDHNTSACCRNRQLVRLGSNEYEDKYK; translated from the exons ATGGAGAGCAGTGATACTGATACTGATATTATTACCACCCACAAG gattattacaaagtttTGGAGGTTGATTATGATGCAACTGATGAGAAGATCAGATTAAATTATCGAAGGCTTGCACTA AAGTGGCATCCTGACAAGCACATGGGTGATAGTAATGTGACATCAAAGTTTCAAGAGATCAGCGAAGCTTACAAAG TGCTAATTGATCCTGCTAAGCGGATTGAGTATGATTTGACTGGAATTTATGAGATTGATAAGTATAGTCTGCGG GAATATCTTGGGAGATTTAAAGGAATGATACTTACATGCAATGGGCTTGGTATCGATCATAATACATCAGCATG TTGCAGGAATCGACAACTCGTACGACTGGGAAGTAATGAATACGaggataaatataaataa
- the LOC107414847 gene encoding uncharacterized protein LOC107414847 isoform X3: MESSDTDTDIITTHKDYYKVLEVDYDATDEKIRLNYRRLALKWHPDKHMGDSNVTSKFQEISEAYKVLIDPAKRIEYDLTGIYEIDKYSLREYLGRFKGMILTCNGLGIDHNTSAWTGK, translated from the exons ATGGAGAGCAGTGATACTGATACTGATATTATTACCACCCACAAG gattattacaaagtttTGGAGGTTGATTATGATGCAACTGATGAGAAGATCAGATTAAATTATCGAAGGCTTGCACTA AAGTGGCATCCTGACAAGCACATGGGTGATAGTAATGTGACATCAAAGTTTCAAGAGATCAGCGAAGCTTACAAAG TGCTAATTGATCCTGCTAAGCGGATTGAGTATGATTTGACTGGAATTTATGAGATTGATAAGTATAGTCTGCGG GAATATCTTGGGAGATTTAAAGGAATGATACTTACATGCAATGGGCTTGGTATCGATCATAATACATCAGCATGG ACTGGGAAGTAA
- the LOC107414727 gene encoding CYP enzymes assisting alcohol dehydrogenase: MSSKSSSQVIKCKAAVCWSMGEAVKVEEIRVEPPQPSEVRVKMLYASVCHTDLLCIQGYPSPLFPRVLGHEGVGVVESIGEEVIDIKEGDIVIPTLMSECKECENCESGNTNMCLKYPLGLSGLMLDGSSRMSINGKKLYHVFACSTWSEYMVVNVNYVLKLESPDDMCLPHASFLSCGFSTGFGAPWKEAKLHKGSTVAVIGLGAVGLGAVEGARMQGAARIIGVDKNERKKAIGEAFGMTDFINPESDTSTGSGCVSHMIKDLTGGRGVDYCFECTGFAPFVSEALEATKLGKGMAIVIGATNVKHVQINSLTLLCGRTLKGSIFGGLKPKTDLPLLLNKCKDKEILLDQLLTHQVSLPEIIEAFQLLKHQDCVKVLITF; the protein is encoded by the exons ATGTCGTCCAAGAGCAGCTCGCAAGTGATAAAATGCAAAG CGGCGGTATGCTGGAGCATGGGGGAAGCAGTAAAGGTGGAAGAAATACGAGTGGAGCCACCTCAACCATCCGAAGTTCGTGTTAAGATGCTTTATGCCAGTGTTTGCCACACTGACCTCTTATGCATCCAGGGCTACCCGTCT CCACTTTTCCCTCGAGTTCTAGGGCATGAAGGCGTGGG TGTGGTGGAGAGCATCGGGGAGGAGGTAATAGATATAAAAGAAGGAGACATTGTAATTCCAACCTTGATGTCGGAGTGCAAAGAGTGCGAGAACTGTGAGTCGGGAAACACAAACATGTGCCTGAAATATCCTTTGGGCTTATCTGGCTTAATGCTGGATGGAAGTTCAAGAATGTCCATCAATGGGAAAAAGCTGTACCATGTGTTTGCTTGCTCCACATGGTCAGAGTACATGGTGGTTAATGTTAACTATGTGTTGAAGCTGGAATCCCCCGATGACATGTGTCTTCCCCACGCAAGCTTCCTCTCATGTGGCTTCTCCACCGGATTTGGAGCACCATGGAAGGAAGCTAAGCTTCATAAGGGATCTACCGTTGCTGTCATTGGTCTCGGTGCTGTTGGTTTAGGG gCGGTTGAGGGGGCAAGGATGCAAGGAGCAGCTAGGATAATTGGCGTTGacaaaaatgagagaaaaaaagCAATAGGGGAAGCCTTTGGGATGACTGATTTCATCAATCCTGAATCTGATACCAGTACCGGTAGTGGTTGTGTCTCCCACATGATCAAAGACTTGACAGGAGGAAGGGGGGTCGATTATTGCTTTGAGTGCACAGGCTTCGCACCCTTTGTCAGCGAGGCCCTTGAAGCCACAAAAtta GGAAAAGGAATGGCTATTGTTATCGGCGCCACAAACGTAAAACACGTGCAGATCAATTCCTTGACCCTTCTGTGTGGCAGAACCTTGAAGGGTTCCATTTTTGGAGGACTCAAACCCAAAACCGACCTTCCCCTCCTGCTCAACAAGTGCAAGGATAAG GAAATCCTACTTGATCAACTTTTGACTCATCAGGTTTCACTGCCCGAGATAATTGAAGCGTTTCAACTTTTGAAGCATCAAGATTGCGTCAAGGTTCTTATCACATTTTAA
- the LOC107414898 gene encoding uncharacterized protein LOC107414898, with the protein MVKSDKKYKINKQNKSRRREEHWLGGRKGNEKLKLIQNLVILQGERVCVFVWIFWRLMKMATCFAPLSISVGSQLKTRELFLSTNSNSFGKTPKLTVHTKTNRKFSLRSDYRSDANSGGGGDFVAGFLLGGAVFGTLAYIFAPQIRRSLLNEDEYGFRKARKPIYYDEGLEKTRQTLNEKIGQLNSAIDKVSTRLRGGNNSTKVPVESDPEVEATI; encoded by the exons aTGGTTAAATCagataagaaatataaaattaataaacaaaataaaagccgCCGAAGAGAAGAGCATTGGTTGGGGGGCAGAAAgggaaatgaaaaattaaagcttaTACAAAATTTGGTCATTCTACAgggagagagagtgtgtgtgttcGTTTGGATCTTTTGGAGGTTGATGAAAATGGCTACCTGCTTCGCTCCACTCTCCATCTcag TTGGATCTCAGCTGAAGACGCGCGAGCTCTTCTTATCCACCAACTCCAATTCATTTGGGAAAACTCCTAAACTCACCGTTCATACCAAAACCAACCGCAAATTTTCTCTTCGTTCCGACTACCG CAGTGACGCTAATAGCGGAGGGGGGGGCGACTTTGTTGCGGGTTTTCTTCTAGGAGGGGCAGTATTTGGAACTCTAGCTTACATTTTTGCTCCACAG ATTAGAAGATCGCTGCTTAATGAAGATGAATATGGATTCCGCAAGGCAAGGAAACCAATATATTATGATGAAGGCTTAGAG AAAACCAGGCAGAccttaaatgaaaaaataggTCAGCTCAACTCAGCCATTGACAAGGTATCTACACGTCTGAGAGGTGGAAACAACTCGACCAAAGTGCCTGTTGAAAGTGATCCGGAAGTAGAGGCTACCATTTGA